A DNA window from Pseudorasbora parva isolate DD20220531a chromosome 19, ASM2467924v1, whole genome shotgun sequence contains the following coding sequences:
- the si:dkey-81h8.1 gene encoding high affinity immunoglobulin epsilon receptor subunit beta isoform X2 encodes MGIESQGPTRPAGNLMPKQVKAFQNVEPKALGSIQIIIAVLCLCLSFTILQLYEEVHFSPDVIVVAVIVVQLLVSGSILIHAGRFPSLFWVKATLVAHLVSAAFSTAVLGLLSRHLPYRQDTYHCEHCRRLEIFAVLLIDGFLATLVLFLVVELAICIVTILFGLSALAKGGVKLPGFRQRAAPSQPEAVTPSQPQVEVLVSEVEPMPEPILEPLTEPIEEIPSPPTEPQVAPIDSLTDV; translated from the exons ATGGGCATTGAGAGTCAGGGCCCCACCCGCCCTGCAGGAAATCTGATGCCAAAGCAGGTCAAGGCATTTCAGAATGTGGAGCCGAAGGCACTCGGG TCCATTCAGATCATTATTGCTGTCTTGTGCTTGTGTCTGAGCTTCACCATTCTTCAGCTCTATGAAGAGGTTCACTTCTCTCCTGATGTCATCGTTGTGGCAGTGATTGTTGTTCAG TTGCTTGTGTCTGGATCCATTTTAATCCACGCTGGAAGGTTCCCCTCCCTCTTTTGG GTGAAAGCCACACTGGTTGCTCACCTGGTCAGTGCAGCGTTTTCCACTGCTGTTCTTGGACTGCTGTCCCGTCACCTGCCTTACCGTCAGGACACCTACCACTGTGAGCACTGCAGGAGACTGGAGATCTTTGCTGTG CTCTTGATTGATGGCTTCTTGGCCACCTTGGTTCTCTTTCTTGTGGTGGAGTTGGCAATCTGCATTGTAACCATTTTGTTTGGACTCAGTGCTCTGGCTAAAGGTGGTGTGAAG CTCCCTGGTTTTAGACAGCGTGCAGCTCCATCTCAGCCTGAGGCAGTCACCCCTAGCCAACCTCAG GTGGAGGTGTTGGTCTCAGAGGTGGAGCCAATGCCAGAACCCATCCTTGAACCTCTAACAGAGCCAATAGAAGAAATCCCAAGCCCTCCCACTGAACCTCAAGTGGCCCCCATTGACTCTTTAACAGACGTTTGA
- the si:dkey-81h8.1 gene encoding uncharacterized protein si:dkey-81h8.1 isoform X1 — protein sequence MGIESQGPTRPAGNLMPKQVKAFQNVEPKALGSIQIIIAVLCLCLSFTILQLYEEVHFSPDVIVVAVIVVQLLVSGSILIHAGRFPSLFWVKATLVAHLVSAAFSTAVLGLLSRHLPYRQDTYHCEHCRRLEIFAVQQNCFKKCASTVERNCKLLIDGFLATLVLFLVVELAICIVTILFGLSALAKGGVKLPGFRQRAAPSQPEAVTPSQPQVEVLVSEVEPMPEPILEPLTEPIEEIPSPPTEPQVAPIDSLTDV from the exons ATGGGCATTGAGAGTCAGGGCCCCACCCGCCCTGCAGGAAATCTGATGCCAAAGCAGGTCAAGGCATTTCAGAATGTGGAGCCGAAGGCACTCGGG TCCATTCAGATCATTATTGCTGTCTTGTGCTTGTGTCTGAGCTTCACCATTCTTCAGCTCTATGAAGAGGTTCACTTCTCTCCTGATGTCATCGTTGTGGCAGTGATTGTTGTTCAG TTGCTTGTGTCTGGATCCATTTTAATCCACGCTGGAAGGTTCCCCTCCCTCTTTTGG GTGAAAGCCACACTGGTTGCTCACCTGGTCAGTGCAGCGTTTTCCACTGCTGTTCTTGGACTGCTGTCCCGTCACCTGCCTTACCGTCAGGACACCTACCACTGTGAGCACTGCAGGAGACTGGAGATCTTTGCTGTG CAACAAAATTGTTTCAAGAAGTGCGCTTCTACTGTCGAGAGAAATTGTAAA CTCTTGATTGATGGCTTCTTGGCCACCTTGGTTCTCTTTCTTGTGGTGGAGTTGGCAATCTGCATTGTAACCATTTTGTTTGGACTCAGTGCTCTGGCTAAAGGTGGTGTGAAG CTCCCTGGTTTTAGACAGCGTGCAGCTCCATCTCAGCCTGAGGCAGTCACCCCTAGCCAACCTCAG GTGGAGGTGTTGGTCTCAGAGGTGGAGCCAATGCCAGAACCCATCCTTGAACCTCTAACAGAGCCAATAGAAGAAATCCCAAGCCCTCCCACTGAACCTCAAGTGGCCCCCATTGACTCTTTAACAGACGTTTGA